The following coding sequences lie in one Xiphophorus maculatus strain JP 163 A chromosome 4, X_maculatus-5.0-male, whole genome shotgun sequence genomic window:
- the LOC102223224 gene encoding receptor for retinol uptake stra6-like isoform X1, with protein MNQSKPEFEPFQYSYYDYADWYSNPEPTKPPKEVILPCDPTADEKYFHICILSISFVMMLIMAALTRKNKLCQGFARGSSSIFSPANFLDQTQQKGLVMAVFGLVFSKLAMLMIAPDPLPFITDTPANIKEYMKIIAIFYYPVLYYPLLVCGTLQRNAGYVFGTLLSFTHFGVLVWQKFDCPKTPEIYKFYALLASLPQLACLAYLCVQFPVLFVKGPKTDVDLDSSYYTDYVKSLLKKKSSAVSSSSETDKPSLVERILEVPKNYIYLPEKVFQFPVKLAVLSFVTCVAIYHTALLLVVLVVPTLHIVRAGIDENIAFLLLGFGIILSEDRMEVVRIVTFYTWLLEVCYLCAMTLSCLVSLIMLMRSMVLHRSNLKGLYKGDAYKNYNTQKTISPSRCGVFCWMGLTGYQAAIVCLGMAIQTLVFFICFLFLVFLIIIPIFYGRNIIVFEVAGKSWPVWVTVVLVTVLQHVTAQFFFVKKDSGTRDLNNRESLFLLTYLLFVVNVVVGLIVGIWRIVITALFNIVHFGRIDISLLHRTAESYDPAYRYYTQFLKVEVSQSHPVLKAFCGLLLDVMVEFGRGGQKTRDAEEGAQENRPNKAASSRRIRARWQLLYTLVNNPSLLGSRKHFQTLQTSESVPNGTPNRSSKKEAEKAEAEAAPSSEGTSSRDETE; from the exons ATGAACCAGAGCAAGCCGGAGTTCGAGCCTTTTCAGTATTCCTACTACGACTACGCCGACTGGTACTCCAACCCGGAGCCGACCAAACCCCCGAAGGA AGTCATTTTACCCTGTGATCCGACTGCAGATgagaaatatttccacatatGCATCCTGTCAATATCT TTTGTGATGATGCTAATCATGGCAGCTCTCACCCGGAAGAACAAACTGTGCCAGGGGTTCGCACGAGGGTCATCCAGCATTTTCAG TCCAGCTAACTTCCTGGACCAGACCCAGCAGAAGGGCCTGGTCATGGCTGTGTTTGGTCTGGTCTTCAGTAAGCTGGCCATGCTGATGATCGCCCCGGATCCGCTGCCCTTCATCACAGACACTCCAGCAAACATCAAAG agtACATGAAGATAATTGCCATCTTCTACTATCCGGTCCTGTACTATCCTCTGCTGGTCTGCGGCACGCTGCAGCGCAACGCGGGTTACGTGTTTGGGACGCTGCTGTCCTTCACTCACTTTGGGGTCCTGGTATGGCAGAAATTTGACTGTCCAAAGACGCCAGAG aTCTATAAGTTCTATGCCCTCCTTGCCAGTCTGCCCCAGCTGGCCTGTCTGGCGTATCTCTGTGTTCAGTTTCCTGTGCTGTTTGTGAAAGGACCAAAGACTGACGTG GATCTTGACAGCAGCTACTACACCGACTACGTTAAGTCACTCCTCAAGAAAAAGTCTTCAGCCGTTAG CAGCTCTTCAGAAACAGACAAACCGTCGCTGGTGGAGAGAATACTGGAGGTgccaaaaaattacatttatttacctGAAAAAG TGTTCCAGTTCCCAGTGAAGCTGGCTGTGTTGTCTTTTGTTACCTGTGTGGCCATCTATCAC ACTGCGCTGCTGTTGGTTGTCCTGGTGGTTCCAACTCTACACATCGTCCGCGCAGGAATAGATGAAAACATCGCCTTCCTGTTGCTGGGATTTGGGATTATTCTGTCCGAAGACAGGATGGAGGTCGTCAGAATCGTGACTTTCTACACCTGGTTACTGGAAG tgTGCTACCTCTGTGCCATGACGCTGTCTTGTTTGGTCAGTCTCATAATGCTAATGAGGTCCATGGTTCTTCACAg ATCGAACCTGAAAGGGCTGTATAAAGGAGACGCGTATAAGAACTACAACACCCAGAAGACCATCAGTCCGTCCAGATGTGGAGTTTTCTGCTGGATGGGTTTAACCGGATATCAAGCTGCGATCGTTTGCCTCG GAATGGCCATCCAGACCcttgtgtttttcatctgcttcttatttctggtgtttttaaTCATCATCCCTATTTTTTATGGCCGTAACATTATCGTTTTTGAAGTTGCAGGAAAATCATG GCCGGTTTGGGTGACAGTCGTACTGGTTACAGTGCTTCAACATGTGACTgctcagtttttctttgtcaaaaagGATTCTGGTACAAGGGATTTAAACAACAG AGAGAGCCTCTTCCTCCTGACCTACCTGCTGTTTGTGGTGAACGTCGTTGTGGGTCTGATTGTTGGTATTTGGAGAATTGTGATAACGGCCTTGTTCAACATTGTCCACTTCGGTCGGATTGACATCAGTCTCCTCCATCGCACCGCAGAGTCCTACGATCCAG CCTACAGATACTACACCCAGTTCCTGAAGGTGGAGGTGAGTCAGTCCCACCCGGTGCTGAAGGCGTTCTGCGGACTCCTGCTGGACGTGATGGTTGAGTTCGGCAGAGGAGGACAGAAAACACGAGATGCAGAAGAAG GAGCCCAGGAGAACCGACCCAACAAGGCGGCCAGCAGTCGGAGGATTCGCGCTCGCTGGCAGCTGCTGTACACGCTGGTGAACAACCCGTCCCTGCTGGGCTCCAGGAAACACTTCCAGACCCTGCAGACGTCGGAGAGCGTCCCGAACGGCACGCCCAACCGCAGCTCCAAGAAGGAGGCGGAAAAGGCGGAAGCCGAGGCCGCCCCGTCCTCTGAGGGCACGTCGAGTCGAGATGAAACTGAATGA
- the LOC102223224 gene encoding receptor for retinol uptake stra6-like isoform X2, with the protein MNQSKPEFEPFQYSYYDYADWYSNPEPTKPPKEVILPCDPTADEKYFHICILSISFVMMLIMAALTRKNKLCQGFARGSSSIFSPANFLDQTQQKGLVMAVFGLVFSKLAMLMIAPDPLPFITDTPANIKEYMKIIAIFYYPVLYYPLLVCGTLQRNAGYVFGTLLSFTHFGVLVWQKFDCPKTPEIYKFYALLASLPQLACLAYLCVQFPVLFVKGPKTDVDLDSSYYTDYVKSLLKKKSSAVSSSETDKPSLVERILEVPKNYIYLPEKVFQFPVKLAVLSFVTCVAIYHTALLLVVLVVPTLHIVRAGIDENIAFLLLGFGIILSEDRMEVVRIVTFYTWLLEVCYLCAMTLSCLVSLIMLMRSMVLHRSNLKGLYKGDAYKNYNTQKTISPSRCGVFCWMGLTGYQAAIVCLGMAIQTLVFFICFLFLVFLIIIPIFYGRNIIVFEVAGKSWPVWVTVVLVTVLQHVTAQFFFVKKDSGTRDLNNRESLFLLTYLLFVVNVVVGLIVGIWRIVITALFNIVHFGRIDISLLHRTAESYDPAYRYYTQFLKVEVSQSHPVLKAFCGLLLDVMVEFGRGGQKTRDAEEGAQENRPNKAASSRRIRARWQLLYTLVNNPSLLGSRKHFQTLQTSESVPNGTPNRSSKKEAEKAEAEAAPSSEGTSSRDETE; encoded by the exons ATGAACCAGAGCAAGCCGGAGTTCGAGCCTTTTCAGTATTCCTACTACGACTACGCCGACTGGTACTCCAACCCGGAGCCGACCAAACCCCCGAAGGA AGTCATTTTACCCTGTGATCCGACTGCAGATgagaaatatttccacatatGCATCCTGTCAATATCT TTTGTGATGATGCTAATCATGGCAGCTCTCACCCGGAAGAACAAACTGTGCCAGGGGTTCGCACGAGGGTCATCCAGCATTTTCAG TCCAGCTAACTTCCTGGACCAGACCCAGCAGAAGGGCCTGGTCATGGCTGTGTTTGGTCTGGTCTTCAGTAAGCTGGCCATGCTGATGATCGCCCCGGATCCGCTGCCCTTCATCACAGACACTCCAGCAAACATCAAAG agtACATGAAGATAATTGCCATCTTCTACTATCCGGTCCTGTACTATCCTCTGCTGGTCTGCGGCACGCTGCAGCGCAACGCGGGTTACGTGTTTGGGACGCTGCTGTCCTTCACTCACTTTGGGGTCCTGGTATGGCAGAAATTTGACTGTCCAAAGACGCCAGAG aTCTATAAGTTCTATGCCCTCCTTGCCAGTCTGCCCCAGCTGGCCTGTCTGGCGTATCTCTGTGTTCAGTTTCCTGTGCTGTTTGTGAAAGGACCAAAGACTGACGTG GATCTTGACAGCAGCTACTACACCGACTACGTTAAGTCACTCCTCAAGAAAAAGTCTTCAGCCGTTAG CTCTTCAGAAACAGACAAACCGTCGCTGGTGGAGAGAATACTGGAGGTgccaaaaaattacatttatttacctGAAAAAG TGTTCCAGTTCCCAGTGAAGCTGGCTGTGTTGTCTTTTGTTACCTGTGTGGCCATCTATCAC ACTGCGCTGCTGTTGGTTGTCCTGGTGGTTCCAACTCTACACATCGTCCGCGCAGGAATAGATGAAAACATCGCCTTCCTGTTGCTGGGATTTGGGATTATTCTGTCCGAAGACAGGATGGAGGTCGTCAGAATCGTGACTTTCTACACCTGGTTACTGGAAG tgTGCTACCTCTGTGCCATGACGCTGTCTTGTTTGGTCAGTCTCATAATGCTAATGAGGTCCATGGTTCTTCACAg ATCGAACCTGAAAGGGCTGTATAAAGGAGACGCGTATAAGAACTACAACACCCAGAAGACCATCAGTCCGTCCAGATGTGGAGTTTTCTGCTGGATGGGTTTAACCGGATATCAAGCTGCGATCGTTTGCCTCG GAATGGCCATCCAGACCcttgtgtttttcatctgcttcttatttctggtgtttttaaTCATCATCCCTATTTTTTATGGCCGTAACATTATCGTTTTTGAAGTTGCAGGAAAATCATG GCCGGTTTGGGTGACAGTCGTACTGGTTACAGTGCTTCAACATGTGACTgctcagtttttctttgtcaaaaagGATTCTGGTACAAGGGATTTAAACAACAG AGAGAGCCTCTTCCTCCTGACCTACCTGCTGTTTGTGGTGAACGTCGTTGTGGGTCTGATTGTTGGTATTTGGAGAATTGTGATAACGGCCTTGTTCAACATTGTCCACTTCGGTCGGATTGACATCAGTCTCCTCCATCGCACCGCAGAGTCCTACGATCCAG CCTACAGATACTACACCCAGTTCCTGAAGGTGGAGGTGAGTCAGTCCCACCCGGTGCTGAAGGCGTTCTGCGGACTCCTGCTGGACGTGATGGTTGAGTTCGGCAGAGGAGGACAGAAAACACGAGATGCAGAAGAAG GAGCCCAGGAGAACCGACCCAACAAGGCGGCCAGCAGTCGGAGGATTCGCGCTCGCTGGCAGCTGCTGTACACGCTGGTGAACAACCCGTCCCTGCTGGGCTCCAGGAAACACTTCCAGACCCTGCAGACGTCGGAGAGCGTCCCGAACGGCACGCCCAACCGCAGCTCCAAGAAGGAGGCGGAAAAGGCGGAAGCCGAGGCCGCCCCGTCCTCTGAGGGCACGTCGAGTCGAGATGAAACTGAATGA
- the LOC102220621 gene encoding immunoglobulin superfamily containing leucine-rich repeat protein 2-like: MAAADILPFALWVITFLSSVLCCPESCTCSDKYGRHYAECSYRDLAKVPEGLPPNVTTVSLSANLIAMIPLGSFDNVTQVTSLWMARNDISSIEEGSLVPLVHLRNFDISHNKMVDFPWGDLVNLTALEMLKMNHNELAHLPRDAFTNLKNLRSLRLNNNRFGTIAEGTFDNLVSLSHLQIFNNPFVCTCTLDWLRDWISSTIVSVSDQSLITCAFPKELKGEVILKLPESKCTSPNVTVLTEPHVIDMVFHENSELILTCEFNGNPRPLVVWNISSKGQKHEVVLSVTEDNSAESNEGSDSFKVFNNGTLLFSSLRQEDDGNYSCSATNAFGRDEDSVSVKVIARPKPTPIKVMTTVFTSTHTNPTVHPQTKRKSVFGSLNLPDLKRKDPTIPPTAHINPKFYEDTTRYLIRSSKCGLTANTKNISGHILNASLDDVKQYTFDFGVIALGVSETEVTVRLNPLLIPQDRSPSRAKSFQSDSEENSGFLDVLENFQSSGLYLCITADSKHSAVQWSQIKEGVNTYLFSGLRPGTNYSLCLTYRGEDCEVQVLFATRRRVPNLLIIISVSICLLTVSTVPLLGATCFHLVYKYRSKTYRLILKAKDQYHLERNLSMHAPITESQRKINEYEVETESIDDGEKEADTEESIVTESFTCKGNVDDCEMGSEYSDRLPLGAEAVNITSNYRYPDD, translated from the coding sequence ATGGCAGCAGCAGACATCCTCCCTTTTGCTCTGTGGGTCATCACATTCCTCTCGTCCGTCCTCTGCTGCCCTGAGTCTTGTACCTGCTCAGATAAATACGGGCGCCACTATGCTGAATGCTCCTACAGAGATTTAGCCAAAGTCCCAGAGGGTTTGCCTCCCAACGTGACGACCGTCAGTCTCTCCGCCAACCTGATCGCCATGATCCCACTCGGCAGCTTCGATAACGTCACCCAGGTGACCTCCCTGTGGATGGCCCGCAACGACATCTCCTCCATCGAGGAAGGGAGCCTCGTACCTTTGGTTCATCTTCGCAACTTCGACATTAGCCACAATAAGATGGTGGACTTCCCCTGGGGGGATTTGGTGAACCTGACAGCTCTGGAGATGCTGAAGATGAACCACAACGAGTTGGCCCACCTGCCCAGAGACGCTTTCACCAACCTCAAAAACCTGAGGTCACTCAGACTTAACAACAACAGGTTCGGGACCATAGCTGAGGGGACGTTTGACAACTTGGTGTCTTTGTCGCATTTGCAGATATTTAACAATCCTTTTGTGTGCACCTGCACTTTGGACTGGCTCAGAGACTGGATCTCCTCAACCATCGTCTCAGTTTCGGATCAGAGCTTGATCACTTGCGCATTTCCCAAGGAACTTAAAggtgaagtcattttaaaactgccAGAGTCCAAGTGTACAAGCCCAAATGTCACAGTACTGACTGAACCGCATGTTATCGACATGGTTTTCCACGAGAACTCTGAATTAATTTTGACCTGTGAGTTCAACGGAAACCCGAGACCTCTGGTGGTGTGGAATATTTCCAGCAAAGGCCAAAAACATGAGGTGGTTCTGTCTGTCACTGAGGACAACTCTGCAGAATCTAATGAAGGCTCTGACTCCTTTAAAGTGTTTAACAATGGCACGCTTCTCTTTTCAAGCCTCAGACAAGAGGATGATGGGAACTACAGCTGCTCTGCAACAAATGCGTTTGGCAGAGATGAAGATTCAGTGTCTGTTAAGGTGATTGCACGTCCAAAACCAACACCAATCAAAGTGATGACCACAGTGTTCACTTCTACTCACACCAACCCAACAGTTCACCCACAAACCAAGAGAAAATCAGTCTTTGGTTCTCTAAATCttccagatttaaaaagaaaagacccAACAATCCCTCCAACTGCTCATATCAATCCTAAATTTTATGAAGACACAACAAGATACCTGATTCGTTCAAGCAAATGTGGCTTAACTGCGAACACAAAGAACATCTCCGGCCACATCCTGAACGCAAGCCTGGACGACGTAAAGCAGTACACCTTCGACTTTGGTGTCATTGCACTAGGAGTGTCAGAAACAGAGGTAACGGTGCGACTCAATCCCCTACTTATACCCCAAGACAGGAGCCCCAGCCGAGCCAAGAGCTTCCAGAGTGACAGCGAGGAAAACTCCGGCTTTCTGGATGTCCTGGAAAACTTCCAATCAAGCGGTTTGTATCTTTGCATTACTGCCGACAGCAAACACTCCGCCGTTCAGTGGTCACAGATCAAGGAAGGCGTCAACACCTACCTGTTCAGTGGCTTACGGCCTGGCACCAACTACTCTCTGTGTCTGACCTACAGAGGGGAGGACTGTGAAGTCCAGGTGCTCTTTGCCACCAGACGGAGGGTACCGaacctcctcatcatcatctccGTCAGCATCTGCCTGCTCACCGTGTCCACTGTGCCTCTGCTTGGCGCAACGTGCTTCCACCTGGTCTACAAGTACCGCAGTAAGACCTACCGTCTGATCCTGAAGGCCAAAGACCAGTACCACCTGGAGAGGAACCTGAGCATGCACGCTCCCATCACGGAGTCTCAGAGGAAGATAAACGAGTACGAAGTGGAGACGGAGAGCATAGACGACGGGGAGAAGGAGGCAGACACAGAGGAAAGCATCGTCACCGAGTCTTTCACTTGCAAGGGAAACGTAGACGACTGTGAGATGGGATCTGAGTACAGCGACAGGCTGCCTCTGGGGGCCGAAGCCGTCAATATTACCAGCAACTACAGATATCCTGATGACTAA